From the Bos indicus x Bos taurus breed Angus x Brahman F1 hybrid chromosome 27, Bos_hybrid_MaternalHap_v2.0, whole genome shotgun sequence genome, one window contains:
- the LOC113884801 gene encoding claudin-22-like has protein sequence MMALVFRAVAQLGGISLSLLGWVLSCLTNYLPQWKNFNLDLNEMENWTMGLWQACVVQEEVGMQCKDFESFLGLPAELRISRVLMFVSNGLGFLGLLVSGFGLDCLRIGETQRDVKKRLLILGGILFWTAGVTALVPVSWVAHVTVQEFWDESIPEIVPRHIEKDKKEAVLRTWCSDRGDGDECAPCPTWTWDPALRLLLPWKQPPPGTQGPLPPSLTGAHRRTEETRNRLLLNQVISQQSVQWDTRGVLPLFHFYKIKPTGNTAHLGTG, from the exons ATGATGGCCTTAGTGTTTAGAGCAGTGGCACAATTAGGTGGAATTTCATTATCCTTGCTGGGATGGGTTTTATCCTGTCTGACAAACTACCTGCCGCAATGGAAGAATTTCAACCTGGatttaaatgaaatggaaaactgGACCATGGGGCTCTGGCAAGCCTGTGTTGTCCAGGAGGAAGTAGGGATGCAGTGCAAGGACTTTGAGTCTTTCCTGGGTTTGCCTGCTGAGCTCAGGATCTCCAGGGTTTTAATGTTCGTCTCGAATGGGCTGGGGTTCCTGGGCCTGCTGGTGTCGGGCTTTGGCCTGGACTGCTTGAGGATTGGAGAGACACAGCGGGACGTCAAGAAGCGGCTGTTGATCCTGGGAGGAATTCTGTTCTGGACAGCGGGCGTCACAGCCCTCGTTCCCGTCTCTTGGGTGGCCCACGTGACAGTGCAGGAGTTCTGGGACGAGAGCATCCCCGAGATTGTGCCCAG acacATAGAAAAGGACAAAAAGGAAGCTGTTCTCAGGACATGGTGTTCCGACAGAGGTGATGGAGATGAATGCGCCCCCTGTCCCACGTGGACCTGGGACCCTGCACTGAGGCTCCTGCTCCCGTGGAAGCAGCCGCCCCCGGGCACCCAGGGTCCCCTGCCACCAAGCCTCACGGGGGCTCACAGGAGGACAGAGGAAACGCGAAACCGCCTTCTGCTAAACCAAGTTATTTCTCAACAGTCGGTCCAATGGGATACACGTGGGGTCCTGCCTCTATTCCATTTCTACAAAATAAAGCCCACTGGCAATACTGCACATTTGGGTACCGGGTGA
- the LOC113885006 gene encoding putative claudin-24, with the protein MALVLRVAMQFVGILLSLLGWVLSIITTYLPHWKNLNLDLNDMENWTMGLWQACVIQEEVGMQCKDFESFLGLPTELRVSRVLMFLSNGLGLLGLLVSGFGLDCLRIGETQRDVKKRLLILGGILFWTAGVTALVPVSWVAHVTVQEFWDERIPEIVPRWEFGEALFIGWFAGFSLLLGGCLLNWAACGTQAPLASGRYAVAEMQTQCAYLENGTAHPSV; encoded by the coding sequence ATGGCTTTAGTTTTGAGAGTAGCAATGCAATTCGTTGGGATTTTGCTCTCATTGCTGGGATGGGTTTTATCCATTATTACGACTTACTTGCCACATTGGAAAAACCTCAACCTGGACTTAAATGACATGGAAAACTGGACCATGGGGCTCTGGCAAGCCTGTGTCATCCAGGAGGAAGTAGGGATGCAGTGCAAGGACTTTGAGTCTTTCCTGGGTTTGCCTACTGAGCTCAGGGTCTCCAGGGTTTTAATGTTCCTCTCGAATGGGCTGGGGCTCCTGGGCCTGCTGGTGTCGGGCTTTGGCCTGGACTGCTTGAGGATTGGAGAGACACAGCGGGACGTCAAGAAGCGGCTGTTGATCCTGGGAGGAATTCTGTTCTGGACAGCGGGCGTCACAGCCCTCGTTCCCGTCTCTTGGGTGGCCCACGTGACAGTGCAGGAGTTCTGGGACGAGCGCATCCCCGAGATTGTGCCCAGGTGGGAGTTTGGAGAGGCCCTCTTTATCGGCTGGTTTGCTGGATTTTCTCTCCTGCTGGGAGGGTGTCTGCTGAACTGGGCTGCCTGCGGGACCCAGGCTCCCCTGGCTTCCGGCCGCTATGCAGTGGCAGAAATGCAAACTCAGTGTGCATACCTGGAAAATGGAACTGCCCACCCTTCAGTATAA